CGTCACGCAGCCCGTCGCCGATGAAGTTGATCGTCAGCACCGCCAGGAAGATCGCGGCGCCGGGGAACAGCGCCCAGTAGGGCGCGATGTCCAGGTACTCCTTGCTGTCGTACAGGATGCGGCCCCAGGTCGGGATATCGGGCGGAAAGCCCAGGCCGAGGAAGGACAGCGTCGATTCCGCGATGATCGCCGCCGCCACGTCGATGGTGCCCGCGACGATCACGGGGCCGAGCGCGTTGGGCAGGATGTGCCGCACCACCTGGCGCGCGGTGGTGGCGCCCAGGGCGCGCGCGGCCTCGACGAACTCCTTCTCGCGCAGCGAGAAGAACTGCGCCCGCACCAGCCGTGCCACCGGCATCCAGCGGAAGCCGCCGATCACCACGACGATCAGCATGAAGACGCCCACCTCGGGGCCGAACACGGCCTTCAGCGCGTCGCGGAACAGGTAGATCAGCAGCAGCAGCAGGGGCAACTGCGGCAGCGACAGGAACAGGTCGGTGACCCACATCAGGGCGGTGTCGATGACCCCGCGCGAGATGCCGGCGATGGCGCCGATGGTCACGCCCACCACGATCGCCATGCCCATCGCCGCCAGGCCGACGGCCAGCGAAATGCGGCCGCCGTACAGCATGCGCGCGAAGATGTCCTGGCCCAGGTCGTCGGTGCCGAAGGGATGACGCCATGTGGGCGGCTTGAGCCGCGCGCTGAAGTCGATCTCGTTGATCGCCACCTTCCACACCAGGGGGCCCAGCAGCACCAGCAGCACCATCAGCGCCAGCACCGCGAGGCTGACCACGGCCATTCGGTGGCGGCGGAACCGCCGCCAGCCCTCGCCCCAAGGCGACAGCGAGCGCGGGCGCGGTGCCTCAGCGATAGGTGAT
Above is a window of Ramlibacter tataouinensis DNA encoding:
- a CDS encoding ABC transporter permease; its protein translation is MAEAPRPRSLSPWGEGWRRFRRHRMAVVSLAVLALMVLLVLLGPLVWKVAINEIDFSARLKPPTWRHPFGTDDLGQDIFARMLYGGRISLAVGLAAMGMAIVVGVTIGAIAGISRGVIDTALMWVTDLFLSLPQLPLLLLLIYLFRDALKAVFGPEVGVFMLIVVVIGGFRWMPVARLVRAQFFSLREKEFVEAARALGATTARQVVRHILPNALGPVIVAGTIDVAAAIIAESTLSFLGLGFPPDIPTWGRILYDSKEYLDIAPYWALFPGAAIFLAVLTINFIGDGLRDALDPRKVL